The Prosthecobacter dejongeii genome contains a region encoding:
- a CDS encoding RrF2 family transcriptional regulator translates to MPFKEIIRYCFLLPLVQLTYHTDYALRVLIYMMTRPEQKVTTREMAEFYHISLNHLTKVTKRLTQGGWLIASRGSGGGLLLAAHTPGTKVGEIVRLIESGELVECFTPTTNTCPITQHCRLKPLLYRARRAFYEVLDSQTVRELASQEDVGPSS, encoded by the coding sequence ATGCCATTCAAAGAAATTATCCGTTACTGCTTTCTTCTCCCGCTTGTGCAGCTCACTTACCATACTGATTACGCCCTCCGTGTGCTCATTTACATGATGACGCGTCCGGAGCAGAAAGTGACGACCCGAGAGATGGCAGAGTTTTATCACATCTCCCTGAATCATCTCACCAAGGTAACCAAACGACTGACTCAGGGAGGTTGGCTGATCGCAAGCCGGGGTTCTGGAGGCGGGTTATTGCTTGCTGCGCATACCCCTGGAACGAAAGTCGGAGAAATCGTGCGTCTGATCGAAAGCGGAGAACTGGTGGAGTGCTTCACACCCACCACCAATACCTGCCCGATCACGCAGCATTGCCGCCTCAAGCCCCTACTCTATCGCGCACGCCGCGCATTCTATGAGGTGCTGGATTCACAGACGGTCCGGGAACTGGCGAGCCAAGAAGACGTGGGTCCTTCAAGCTGA
- a CDS encoding group III truncated hemoglobin — translation MTLSNSSLTDLHGRAEIEQLVNAFYEHVREDDVLGFIFTDIARTDWTAHLPRMYAFWETVLFRTGGYTGNPLAVHARLLPLTAMGRPQFDRWLLLFHRTVDAHFAGPNAEHIKNCASDMANVIHRRLSEAPVGATLTVQLTPEQQVRDAPLKADAV, via the coding sequence ATGACGCTCTCAAATTCATCCCTGACAGACCTCCATGGTCGTGCTGAGATTGAGCAACTCGTAAATGCTTTTTATGAGCATGTGCGTGAGGATGACGTGCTGGGTTTTATCTTCACAGATATTGCACGCACAGATTGGACGGCGCACTTGCCCAGAATGTATGCCTTTTGGGAAACTGTGCTTTTCCGCACCGGAGGTTATACGGGAAATCCACTCGCCGTGCATGCGCGGCTGCTGCCATTGACCGCCATGGGGCGTCCTCAGTTTGACCGTTGGTTGCTCTTATTTCATCGAACGGTGGATGCCCATTTTGCAGGCCCGAATGCAGAGCACATCAAAAACTGTGCGTCAGACATGGCAAACGTCATCCATCGCCGGCTGAGTGAAGCCCCGGTGGGCGCAACGCTAACGGTGCAACTGACCCCTGAACAGCAAGTGCGCGACGCGCCCCTCAAGGCCGATGCTGTCTAA